The genomic DNA CTAGCCTTCGTCAATTATGTGAAAACACAAGAGCCGAACGCCGAGTTTATGTATGTAGGTGCAAAACGTGGTTTGGAAAACAAAATTGTTCCAACCACTGGGATTCCTTTTCATACCTTAGAGATCCAAGGATTTCAGCGAAAGTTTTCACTAGCTAATGTCAAAACGATCCAATTATTCTTAAAAAGTATCCATCAAGCGAAAAAAATACTAAAAGAATTTCAGCCAGACATCGTGATCGGAACCGGTGGTTATGTTTCTGGAGCAGTTGTGTATGCCTCAGCTAAGTTAGGGATTCCGACAATCATCCATGAACAAAATAGTGTGCCGGGGATGACAAATAAATTTTTGAGTCGTTATGTGGATCGAATCGCGCTTTCTTTTAAAGATGCAGCGACCTTTTTTCCGGAGGACAAATCAGTTTTGATTGGTAACCCGCGAGCACAAGAAGTTGCAGATACGATGAAAACAGATATTCTAAAAAAATTTGATCTTGATCCTGAGAAGAAAACAGTCTTGATTTTTGGAGGAAGCCAAGGGGCATTAAAAATCAACCAAGCTGTTACTTCTTATTTGGATACATTTGAAGCGACGGATTATCAGATCCTTTATGCATCAGGAGAACGTTATTATCAAAGCATTAAGGAAAAGTTAGGAGAAACAAAAGCAAATATCAGTATTCAACCTTACATCAATGAAATGGCAGCGGTGATGGCGGCAAGTGATCTATTGGTCGGACGAGCAGGGGCAACCTCCATTGCTGAGCTGACCGCACTTGGGTTACCTGCGATCCT from Enterococcus mundtii includes the following:
- the murG gene encoding undecaprenyldiphospho-muramoylpentapeptide beta-N-acetylglucosaminyltransferase encodes the protein MKILVTGGGTGGHIYPALAFVNYVKTQEPNAEFMYVGAKRGLENKIVPTTGIPFHTLEIQGFQRKFSLANVKTIQLFLKSIHQAKKILKEFQPDIVIGTGGYVSGAVVYASAKLGIPTIIHEQNSVPGMTNKFLSRYVDRIALSFKDAATFFPEDKSVLIGNPRAQEVADTMKTDILKKFDLDPEKKTVLIFGGSQGALKINQAVTSYLDTFEATDYQILYASGERYYQSIKEKLGETKANISIQPYINEMAAVMAASDLLVGRAGATSIAELTALGLPAILIPSPYVTNDHQTKNAMSLVRVGAAKMIADGELDGDSLGAAINEIMTDETLQKSMSTASKTLGIPDASERLYQLAKSLIIE